Proteins found in one Candidatus Hinthialibacter antarcticus genomic segment:
- a CDS encoding DMT family transporter, with translation MTNDPRLLPRLAAIVAVVFFSTGGLAIKSVALPPLAISGSRSAIAAVCLGLYILLALKQRIRFDLGRSGWAAAICYFLSLTAYVIANKWTTAANTIFLQYTMPAWVLIFGALWLGERATWGRIISVTLSLGGLAVFFLEDVEPQQWAGNMTAVFAGVTFAFVVLTLRRNRERGAIHVVFWGNVITAACLLPVLFFDPALSFAEFNASALMGLVWLGVFQVAGAYVIYVWSLSRLPAIEVAILSLVEPLLNPIWVFWMIGEAPSSYAMVGGSIILTVVFLRSLWPEKSAAPA, from the coding sequence ATGACCAACGATCCCCGACTTCTTCCCCGATTGGCTGCGATTGTCGCCGTCGTGTTCTTTTCGACTGGCGGGCTGGCGATTAAATCGGTCGCGCTGCCCCCGCTGGCGATATCCGGCTCACGTTCAGCGATAGCGGCTGTTTGCCTGGGTTTGTATATCCTCCTTGCATTAAAACAGCGCATCCGCTTTGATCTGGGGCGCTCCGGCTGGGCGGCGGCGATTTGTTATTTTCTCTCCTTGACCGCTTACGTGATTGCCAACAAATGGACAACGGCGGCCAATACCATTTTTCTGCAATACACCATGCCCGCCTGGGTGCTGATCTTCGGCGCTCTCTGGCTGGGCGAACGCGCCACCTGGGGACGCATCATCTCCGTCACGCTGAGTCTGGGCGGATTGGCGGTGTTCTTTTTAGAAGACGTTGAACCGCAGCAATGGGCGGGCAATATGACGGCGGTGTTCGCGGGAGTGACGTTCGCGTTCGTCGTGTTGACGCTTCGCCGCAACCGCGAGCGCGGCGCGATCCACGTGGTCTTTTGGGGCAACGTCATCACGGCGGCGTGTCTTTTGCCGGTGTTATTTTTTGATCCGGCGCTTTCGTTCGCAGAATTTAATGCATCTGCGCTCATGGGTTTGGTCTGGCTCGGTGTATTTCAGGTCGCGGGCGCTTATGTCATCTATGTCTGGTCGCTGAGCCGTCTGCCTGCGATTGAGGTGGCGATCTTGTCGCTGGTCGAGCCGCTGTTGAACCCGATCTGGGTGTTTTGGATGATCGGCGAGGCGCCGTCGAGTTACGCGATGGTCGGCGGGTCGATTATTTTAACAGTGGTGTTTTTGCGGTCGCTGTGGCCAGAAAAAAGCGCCGCCCCAGCCTAA
- a CDS encoding non-heme iron oxygenase ferredoxin subunit codes for MSGWTKAASVDELTANEGKCVSVDGQDIALFFVDGQYYALADACPHVGASMAEGAVDCGEVICPWHGARFQLKDGALTQGPARDGLKSYNVKIEDGSVMVEIN; via the coding sequence ATGAGTGGATGGACGAAAGCAGCGAGCGTTGATGAACTCACCGCGAACGAAGGAAAGTGCGTTTCTGTTGACGGGCAAGACATCGCCTTATTTTTCGTGGACGGCCAATATTACGCGCTAGCGGACGCCTGTCCGCACGTCGGCGCCTCGATGGCGGAAGGCGCGGTCGACTGCGGCGAAGTGATCTGCCCGTGGCACGGCGCCCGCTTTCAATTGAAAGACGGAGCCTTAACCCAAGGCCCCGCCCGTGATGGCCTAAAATCATATAACGTGAAAATCGAAGACGGTTCGGTAATGGTTGAAATTAACTAA
- a CDS encoding prepilin-type N-terminal cleavage/methylation domain-containing protein codes for MKNSGFTLIELLIVVAIIGILAAIAVPNFLNAQVRAKIANAQSEMKTLDTALEMYRMDNNHYPYWLDSSGNSITPLPRRFYPLTTPIAYISSVPQDPFIFGPPGARVVEDQNAGYTTYDYVESRGTILFAGATLLPPSRRCAEWRLSSAGPDGLNSYGNVYSYDASNGLRSFGDLVRVGPRISFPCNDTLVGK; via the coding sequence ATGAAAAATTCTGGATTCACGTTAATCGAGTTGCTCATTGTCGTCGCCATTATTGGAATATTGGCTGCGATTGCGGTGCCGAATTTTTTGAACGCGCAAGTTCGGGCTAAAATTGCCAATGCGCAATCTGAGATGAAGACGCTGGATACCGCGTTGGAAATGTACCGGATGGACAATAACCATTATCCGTATTGGTTAGACTCGTCGGGAAATTCGATCACGCCGTTGCCCCGGCGGTTTTATCCACTGACGACGCCGATTGCGTATATCTCTTCTGTCCCGCAAGACCCGTTCATTTTCGGCCCTCCCGGCGCGCGCGTCGTCGAAGACCAAAATGCAGGCTATACAACCTACGATTACGTCGAATCACGGGGCACGATTCTGTTCGCGGGCGCAACGCTCCTGCCGCCTTCGCGCCGATGCGCAGAATGGCGCCTCTCCAGCGCCGGGCCGGACGGGCTGAATTCGTATGGCAATGTGTATTCGTATGACGCCTCGAATGGCTTGAGAAGTTTTGGCGACCTGGTTCGCGTCGGGCCGAGAATCTCGTTTCCCTGTAACGATACGTTGGTTGGGAAGTAG